A region from the Mycolicibacterium litorale genome encodes:
- a CDS encoding enoyl-CoA hydratase, translating to MADSVLMQVDDHVALITVNDPDRRNAVTFEMSAALRAAVESAEADPDVHALIVTGAGRAFCAGADLAALGEATQDGLRRIYDGFLAVAQCTLPTIAAVNGPAVGAGLNLALAADLRIAGPNALFDPRFQKLGIHPGGGATWMLQRAVGPEVARAALLFGKRFDADAAVRYGLAFDVADDPVAAARELAAGPAAAPREVVLATKASMRATGNPGTVDVEQHRVAVDIELGPQAASIESPEFARRLAAATRR from the coding sequence GTGGCTGATTCCGTGCTGATGCAGGTCGACGATCACGTCGCCCTGATCACCGTCAATGACCCCGATCGCCGCAACGCGGTGACGTTCGAGATGTCGGCCGCCCTGCGCGCGGCTGTCGAGTCGGCCGAAGCCGACCCCGACGTGCACGCTCTGATCGTGACCGGCGCGGGCAGAGCGTTCTGCGCCGGAGCCGACCTCGCGGCGCTGGGCGAAGCGACCCAGGACGGGCTGCGGCGGATCTACGACGGCTTCCTCGCCGTGGCGCAGTGCACGCTGCCGACCATCGCAGCGGTGAACGGACCGGCCGTGGGCGCCGGACTCAACCTGGCGCTGGCCGCCGACCTCCGCATCGCAGGTCCGAATGCGTTGTTCGACCCCAGGTTTCAGAAACTCGGCATCCATCCCGGTGGCGGTGCGACCTGGATGCTGCAGCGGGCGGTGGGTCCCGAGGTGGCGCGCGCGGCGCTGCTGTTCGGCAAGCGTTTCGACGCCGACGCCGCCGTGCGGTACGGCCTGGCCTTCGACGTCGCCGACGATCCGGTCGCCGCGGCACGGGAGCTGGCCGCCGGACCCGCCGCGGCACCACGAGAGGTCGTGCTGGCGACGAAGGCCTCGATGCGCGCAACCGGCAATCCGGGCACCGTCGACGTCGAGCAGCACCGCGTCGCGGTGGACATCGAACTCGGCCCGCAGGCGGCGTCGATCGAATCCCCCGAGTTCGCCCGCCGCCTCGCCGCCGCCACACGGCGGTAG
- a CDS encoding dihydrolipoamide acetyltransferase family protein, giving the protein MSVQDFLVPDLGEGLQDATITSWSVDVGDEVELNQTLCTVETNKAEVEIPSPYAGRVVERGGEEGQTLDVGSLLVRIATTAESPAPQRKPVLVGYGADSAMDTSRRTGARSARPRAKPPVRKLAAELNVDLSAVPASGPDGVITREDVEHAVAGTVPVGTADTTAVRGVQAEMARRMALSRREIPDAHASVTVDGSALLRLRDRLRDAEPPVTPFVLTLRLLTLALRRHPMLNATWIETADGPQIHRHTAVHLGFGVAAPRGLLVPVIADAQDKTTRELAAAVARLVQETRSGRVRPAELSGSTFTVSNFGALGVDEGVPVINYPEAAILGMGSLKPRAVVVDGEVVARPTMTLTCAFDHRIADGATVAAFLGELRELVETPEVALLDL; this is encoded by the coding sequence ATGAGCGTGCAGGACTTCCTGGTGCCGGACCTCGGTGAGGGTCTGCAGGACGCCACCATCACCTCGTGGTCGGTCGACGTCGGTGACGAGGTCGAGCTGAACCAGACGCTGTGCACGGTCGAGACGAACAAGGCGGAGGTGGAGATTCCCAGTCCGTACGCGGGGCGGGTCGTCGAGCGCGGGGGAGAGGAAGGCCAGACGCTCGACGTCGGATCGCTGCTGGTCCGCATCGCGACGACGGCGGAATCACCGGCGCCACAGCGCAAACCGGTATTGGTGGGATACGGCGCCGACTCGGCGATGGACACGAGTCGACGCACCGGCGCGCGGTCGGCGCGGCCGCGCGCGAAACCGCCGGTGCGGAAACTGGCCGCCGAGCTGAACGTGGACCTCTCCGCGGTCCCCGCATCGGGTCCGGACGGTGTGATCACGCGCGAGGACGTCGAGCATGCGGTCGCGGGGACGGTTCCCGTCGGCACGGCCGACACGACGGCGGTGCGTGGCGTCCAGGCCGAGATGGCGCGGCGGATGGCGTTGTCGCGCCGGGAGATCCCGGACGCGCATGCGAGCGTGACGGTGGACGGCAGCGCACTGCTGCGGCTGCGGGACCGGCTGCGCGACGCCGAGCCGCCGGTGACGCCGTTCGTGCTGACGTTGCGGCTGCTCACGCTGGCGCTGCGGCGCCATCCGATGCTCAACGCCACGTGGATCGAGACCGCGGACGGCCCGCAGATCCACCGGCACACCGCGGTTCACCTCGGGTTCGGGGTGGCCGCACCGCGTGGGTTGCTGGTGCCGGTCATCGCCGACGCCCAGGACAAGACGACTCGTGAACTCGCAGCCGCGGTGGCCCGGCTGGTGCAGGAGACGCGGTCGGGTCGGGTGCGGCCCGCCGAGCTGTCCGGGTCGACGTTCACCGTGTCGAACTTCGGCGCGCTCGGAGTCGACGAGGGGGTTCCGGTGATCAACTATCCGGAGGCCGCGATCCTCGGGATGGGGTCGCTCAAGCCGAGGGCGGTGGTGGTCGACGGCGAGGTGGTGGCGCGTCCGACGATGACGCTGACGTGCGCCTTCGACCACCGCATCGCCGACGGAGCCACCGTGGCGGCGTTCCTCGGTGAGCTGCGGGAACTTGTCGAGACGCCCGAGGTCGCGCTGCTCGACCTGTGA
- the pdhA gene encoding pyruvate dehydrogenase (acetyl-transferring) E1 component subunit alpha — protein sequence MAGVVMDPVQLVGADGTPSAQHRDTLDLPPPETLSWLYETMVVTRDLDTEFVHLQRQGELALYASCRGQEAAQVGATACLRKTDWLFPQYREIGAFLLRGISPAQMAAVWRGAWHGGLGFTAKCCAPISIPIGTQGLHAVGAAMAAQRLGEDSVTVVFLGDGATSEGDVHEAMNLAAVYQVPCVFFVQNNQWAISVPVERQVAGPSIAHRAAGYGMPGVRVDGNDVLACFTVMAEAAARARGGGGPTLVEAVTYRLGPHTTSDDPSRYRDPQEVERWRALDPIPRYRAYLEGVGVWSERLEERVAARSKRLRAELRDAVVGAPDFDVAEVFDTVYRDITPDLAEQRDRLLAELAKEA from the coding sequence ATGGCCGGCGTCGTGATGGACCCCGTGCAGCTGGTGGGTGCCGATGGCACACCGAGCGCACAGCACCGTGACACGCTGGACCTGCCTCCTCCCGAAACCCTCAGCTGGCTCTACGAGACGATGGTCGTCACCCGCGACCTCGACACCGAGTTCGTCCACCTGCAGCGGCAGGGCGAACTCGCGCTGTACGCCTCGTGCCGCGGCCAGGAAGCCGCCCAGGTCGGCGCCACCGCATGTCTGCGCAAGACCGACTGGCTGTTCCCCCAGTACCGGGAGATCGGGGCGTTCCTGCTGCGCGGCATCTCGCCGGCGCAGATGGCCGCGGTGTGGCGGGGCGCGTGGCACGGCGGGTTGGGTTTCACCGCGAAGTGCTGTGCGCCGATCTCGATCCCGATCGGCACCCAGGGCCTGCACGCCGTCGGCGCGGCCATGGCCGCCCAGCGGCTCGGCGAGGACTCGGTGACGGTGGTCTTCCTCGGCGACGGCGCCACCAGCGAGGGTGACGTGCACGAGGCGATGAACCTCGCCGCGGTCTACCAGGTGCCGTGCGTGTTCTTCGTGCAGAACAACCAGTGGGCGATCTCGGTGCCGGTCGAGCGCCAGGTCGCCGGGCCGTCCATCGCGCACCGCGCCGCCGGATACGGCATGCCGGGCGTGCGTGTCGACGGCAACGACGTGCTGGCCTGCTTCACGGTGATGGCCGAGGCCGCGGCACGGGCGCGCGGCGGTGGCGGTCCTACCCTCGTCGAGGCGGTCACCTATCGGCTCGGCCCGCACACGACGTCCGACGACCCGAGCCGCTATCGCGATCCGCAGGAGGTGGAGCGGTGGCGGGCGCTGGACCCCATCCCGCGGTACCGCGCCTATCTCGAGGGCGTCGGCGTGTGGAGCGAACGGCTGGAGGAGCGGGTGGCCGCCAGATCGAAGCGGCTGCGCGCGGAGTTGCGTGATGCGGTCGTCGGTGCGCCGGACTTCGACGTGGCCGAGGTGTTCGACACGGTCTATCGCGACATCACCCCGGATCTGGCGGAGCAGCGCGACCGGTTGCTCGCCGAGTTGGCGAAGGAGGCGTGA
- a CDS encoding universal stress protein, whose product MSTALQPGIVVGVDGSASSNAAVRWSAREAAMREVPLVLVHVLSTDMTAAWAMAVPAAPLPDEYFEARERDARGVLADAEALAKDSGAVEVTHRLVKDAAVPALVNVSKEADMVVVGSRGHGAVKRLLLGSVSTGVLHHARCPVAVVGADMDLDRPDAPILVGVDGSRASQAAVAIAFEEASMKGVDLVALHSWSDRSESLHPYVDWATVQAPAEETLAISLAGFCERYPDVTVHRESVFDRPAEHLLERSESAQLLVVGSRGRGGFAGMLLGSVSTAVVQAARTPVIVARGR is encoded by the coding sequence ATGTCCACTGCCCTGCAGCCCGGCATCGTCGTAGGAGTCGACGGATCCGCCAGCTCGAATGCCGCTGTGCGTTGGTCCGCGCGCGAAGCGGCGATGCGTGAGGTACCCCTGGTCCTCGTCCATGTCCTGTCCACCGACATGACGGCCGCATGGGCGATGGCTGTTCCGGCCGCACCGCTGCCCGATGAGTACTTCGAGGCCCGGGAGCGCGACGCGCGCGGTGTGCTCGCCGATGCCGAAGCGCTCGCCAAGGACAGCGGCGCCGTCGAGGTGACCCACCGGCTCGTCAAGGACGCGGCGGTGCCCGCGCTGGTGAACGTCTCCAAGGAGGCGGACATGGTGGTGGTCGGCAGCCGCGGGCACGGGGCGGTGAAACGGCTGCTGCTCGGCTCGGTGAGCACCGGGGTGCTGCATCACGCCCGGTGCCCCGTGGCCGTCGTCGGCGCCGACATGGACCTGGACCGGCCCGATGCCCCCATCCTGGTCGGTGTGGACGGATCGCGGGCCTCCCAGGCCGCCGTCGCGATCGCGTTCGAAGAGGCGTCGATGAAGGGTGTCGACCTGGTGGCGCTGCACAGCTGGAGTGACCGCAGCGAATCGCTGCACCCGTACGTCGACTGGGCGACGGTGCAGGCCCCGGCCGAAGAGACGCTGGCGATCAGCCTGGCCGGTTTCTGTGAGCGGTATCCGGACGTGACGGTGCACCGTGAGTCGGTGTTCGACCGTCCGGCCGAGCACCTGCTCGAGCGCTCCGAGTCGGCGCAACTGCTCGTCGTGGGCAGCCGAGGTCGGGGTGGATTCGCGGGCATGCTGTTGGGCTCGGTCAGCACCGCGGTGGTGCAAGCCGCCCGCACGCCGGTGATCGTGGCACGCGGCCGCTGA
- a CDS encoding flavin reductase family protein, translating to MPESGAESFEALVALLDYPMFVVTTRAGDVVSGCLVGFASQTSINPPRFLIGLSKRNMTFRVAQDATHLAVHVVAREHIELARLFGGETGDEADKFARCRWHSGPEGVPILDDAGAWFVGTILDRFEVGDHVGHVLDPIAGQPPGEFTDWVTFADVRDLTPGHEA from the coding sequence ATGCCGGAATCCGGAGCGGAATCGTTCGAAGCGCTCGTCGCGCTACTCGACTACCCGATGTTCGTGGTCACCACCCGCGCAGGCGACGTCGTCTCGGGATGTCTCGTGGGTTTCGCGAGCCAGACCAGTATCAACCCGCCGCGCTTCCTGATCGGCTTGTCCAAGCGCAACATGACATTTCGCGTCGCCCAGGACGCGACACACCTGGCGGTACACGTCGTCGCCCGCGAACACATCGAGCTGGCCCGCCTCTTCGGCGGCGAAACCGGCGACGAGGCCGACAAATTCGCGCGCTGCAGGTGGCACAGCGGGCCCGAGGGCGTGCCGATCCTCGACGACGCCGGCGCCTGGTTCGTCGGCACGATCCTCGATCGCTTCGAGGTCGGCGACCACGTCGGACACGTCCTCGACCCGATCGCGGGTCAGCCGCCCGGCGAGTTCACCGACTGGGTGACCTTCGCCGACGTCCGCGACCTCACCCCGGGACACGAGGCATAG
- a CDS encoding wax ester/triacylglycerol synthase family O-acyltransferase, producing the protein MATSDVPELDAAGLPEELSAFDQILHRGEANPRTRSGILTLEILDTTPDWDRFRTRFEHASRKVLRLRQKVVTPTLPTAAPRWVVDPDFNLDFHVRRVRIPESGTMRQLIDLAEIALQSPLDISRPLWTATLVEGLEGGRAATMLHFSHAVTDGVGGVEMFASVYDLERDPPPDEVPPLPIPQDLSPNDLMRQGLNRLPFSVLGGVRGALGGAVNVVGKVVRDPISSVGGVVDYARSSARVVGSVAQPSPLLRRRSLSSRSEAIDMALGDLHKAAKAAGGSINDAYLAGVCGALRLYHDALGVPVATLPMAVPVSLRSDADPAGGNRFVGVNLAAPIGVVDPRERIAKVRAQMTRKREERALDMIGAVAPVASLLPDSVLEAMAGSVVNSDVQASNVPVYAGDTYIAGAKILRQYGIGPLPGVAMMVVLVSRSGFCTVTARYDRAAVRDPELFARCLLAGFDEVLAIGGPGRASPASFSLPSDPSSSNGSAPQ; encoded by the coding sequence GTGGCAACGAGCGACGTGCCGGAACTGGATGCCGCGGGGTTGCCGGAGGAACTCAGTGCGTTCGACCAGATCCTGCACCGCGGCGAGGCGAATCCGCGCACTCGGTCGGGGATCTTGACCCTGGAGATCCTCGACACCACGCCCGACTGGGACAGGTTCCGGACCCGCTTCGAGCACGCCTCCCGCAAGGTGCTGCGACTGCGGCAGAAAGTGGTGACGCCGACCCTGCCGACCGCCGCGCCGCGCTGGGTCGTCGACCCCGATTTCAACCTCGACTTTCACGTCCGTCGGGTCCGTATCCCCGAGTCCGGCACCATGCGGCAACTGATCGACCTCGCCGAGATCGCGCTGCAGTCGCCACTGGACATCTCGCGCCCCCTGTGGACCGCCACGCTCGTCGAAGGGCTCGAGGGCGGCCGCGCCGCGACCATGCTGCACTTCAGCCACGCGGTGACCGACGGTGTCGGGGGCGTGGAGATGTTCGCCAGCGTGTACGACCTGGAGCGCGACCCACCGCCCGACGAGGTGCCGCCGCTTCCGATCCCGCAGGACCTCTCACCGAACGACCTGATGCGCCAGGGTCTGAACCGGCTGCCTTTCTCCGTTCTCGGCGGCGTCCGCGGTGCGCTCGGCGGTGCGGTGAACGTGGTCGGCAAGGTCGTGCGCGACCCGATCTCGTCGGTCGGTGGAGTGGTCGACTACGCGCGTTCCAGCGCGCGGGTGGTGGGTTCGGTGGCCCAACCGTCGCCGCTGCTGCGCCGCCGCAGCCTGTCGTCGCGCAGTGAGGCGATCGACATGGCGCTCGGCGATCTGCACAAAGCCGCCAAGGCGGCAGGCGGATCCATCAACGACGCCTACCTCGCCGGTGTGTGCGGGGCGTTGCGGCTCTACCACGACGCGCTGGGGGTGCCGGTCGCGACGCTGCCGATGGCCGTCCCCGTCAGCCTGCGCTCCGACGCCGATCCCGCGGGCGGCAACCGCTTCGTCGGCGTGAACCTCGCCGCCCCGATCGGCGTCGTCGACCCGAGGGAGCGCATCGCCAAGGTCCGGGCACAGATGACGCGCAAGCGGGAGGAACGCGCGCTCGACATGATCGGCGCCGTCGCCCCCGTCGCCAGTCTGCTTCCCGATTCGGTGCTCGAAGCGATGGCCGGCTCGGTGGTCAACTCCGACGTGCAGGCGAGCAACGTGCCGGTGTACGCCGGAGACACCTACATCGCGGGGGCGAAGATACTGCGGCAGTACGGGATCGGCCCGCTGCCCGGCGTCGCGATGATGGTCGTGCTGGTGTCGCGCTCCGGGTTCTGCACGGTGACCGCCCGCTACGACCGCGCGGCCGTGCGGGATCCCGAGTTGTTCGCCCGGTGCCTGCTCGCGGGATTCGACGAGGTGCTCGCCATCGGCGGCCCGGGCCGGGCGAGTCCGGCGTCGTTCAGCCTGCCATCGGATCCATCGTCATCGAACGG
- a CDS encoding class I SAM-dependent methyltransferase, which produces MTAPVYWNHNTAYHPWLVRLAAEQRGDVLDVGCGDGLLARRLAPVSRSVTGLDPDAAVLRRARERLAGLETVDVMHADFLSFDPAGRRFDLVTFVASLHHMPLRPALERARELVSSQGRIAVVGLSANRTVRDWLWSAMCLPAVRVASLWHHERRDVGVHTSDPRESLDEIRDVAGDVLPGACIRRALYYRYLLLWSAQPELDITT; this is translated from the coding sequence ATGACCGCCCCGGTCTACTGGAATCACAACACCGCCTACCACCCGTGGCTGGTCCGGCTCGCAGCCGAGCAGCGCGGTGACGTGCTCGACGTCGGGTGCGGTGACGGCCTGCTGGCCCGGCGACTGGCACCGGTGTCGCGGTCGGTGACAGGTTTGGACCCCGACGCCGCCGTGCTGCGTCGTGCCCGGGAGCGGTTGGCCGGCCTCGAGACGGTCGACGTGATGCATGCGGATTTCCTGTCGTTCGACCCGGCCGGCCGACGGTTCGACCTCGTCACGTTCGTGGCGAGTCTGCACCACATGCCGCTGCGGCCTGCCCTCGAACGCGCGCGGGAGCTGGTGTCGTCGCAAGGGCGCATCGCCGTCGTCGGCTTGTCGGCGAACAGGACCGTCCGCGACTGGCTGTGGTCGGCGATGTGTCTGCCCGCGGTTCGCGTCGCATCCCTCTGGCACCACGAGAGGCGCGACGTCGGCGTACACACCAGCGATCCGCGCGAGAGCCTCGACGAGATCCGGGACGTCGCCGGCGACGTGCTGCCCGGCGCCTGCATCCGCCGCGCGCTGTACTACCGGTATCTACTGCTCTGGTCCGCCCAGCCCGAATTGGACATCACCACCTGA
- a CDS encoding HpcH/HpaI aldolase/citrate lyase family protein, giving the protein MLGNNGPGWLFCPADRPERFEKAAAAADVVILDLEDGVAAKHREAARRALIDTPLDPSRTVVRVNPATTPDHRLDLEALARTDYTTVMLAKTESAEQVSALAPLDVVTLIETPLGALTVVDTARVENTVAVMWGAEDLLAVLGGTSSRRPDNSYRDFAVHVRSQSLLAAKAYGRMALDSVYLDIKDLDGLRAETDDAVAVGFDAKVAIHPTQVAVIRDGYLPTDEQADWARRVLDTARDQRGVFQFEGIMVDAPVLRRAERIVALAPHPGS; this is encoded by the coding sequence ATGCTCGGCAACAACGGCCCCGGCTGGCTGTTCTGTCCGGCCGACCGGCCCGAGCGGTTCGAGAAGGCCGCCGCGGCAGCGGATGTGGTGATCCTCGACCTCGAGGACGGAGTGGCCGCCAAACACCGCGAGGCCGCCCGACGGGCGCTGATCGACACGCCGCTCGATCCGTCGCGCACGGTGGTGCGGGTGAACCCGGCGACCACCCCGGACCACCGCCTCGACCTGGAGGCGCTGGCGCGCACGGACTACACCACCGTGATGCTGGCGAAGACGGAGAGCGCCGAGCAGGTGAGTGCACTCGCCCCGCTGGACGTCGTGACCCTGATCGAGACGCCGCTGGGTGCGCTGACCGTCGTCGACACGGCCCGCGTGGAGAACACCGTCGCGGTGATGTGGGGCGCCGAGGACCTGCTGGCGGTGCTCGGGGGGACGTCGAGCCGGCGGCCCGACAACTCTTACCGCGACTTCGCGGTGCACGTCCGTTCCCAGTCGCTGCTCGCCGCCAAGGCCTACGGCCGGATGGCGCTGGACTCGGTCTACCTCGACATCAAGGATCTCGACGGCCTACGGGCCGAGACCGACGACGCGGTCGCCGTCGGCTTCGACGCCAAAGTCGCGATCCATCCCACCCAGGTGGCGGTGATCCGCGACGGGTATCTCCCCACCGACGAGCAGGCCGACTGGGCCCGCCGGGTTCTGGACACGGCGCGCGATCAACGGGGCGTCTTCCAGTTCGAGGGCATAATGGTGGATGCCCCAGTGCTGAGGCGAGCAGAGCGCATCGTCGCGCTGGCACCACACCCCGGTAGCTAG
- a CDS encoding MaoC family dehydratase, which produces MTDKRVVTQRGLWFEEFETGVLYQHRPGRTITEADNVLFTTLTMNTQALHLDAAFSDALPPFNQRLVNSMFTLSTLVGLSVAQLTQGTIVGNLGFGEVAFPKPLFHGDTLYAETEVLEKRESKSRPGEGIVTFVHTGRNQHGDVVATASRKTMVRKRPVGED; this is translated from the coding sequence GTGACCGACAAGCGGGTGGTGACCCAGCGCGGGCTGTGGTTCGAGGAGTTCGAGACCGGGGTGCTGTACCAGCACCGGCCGGGGCGCACGATCACCGAGGCCGACAACGTCCTGTTCACCACGCTGACGATGAACACCCAGGCGCTGCACCTCGACGCCGCGTTCTCCGACGCGCTGCCGCCGTTCAATCAGCGGCTGGTCAACTCGATGTTCACGCTGTCGACGCTGGTCGGGCTGTCGGTCGCGCAGCTCACGCAGGGCACGATCGTCGGCAACCTCGGGTTCGGTGAGGTGGCGTTCCCCAAACCGCTGTTCCACGGGGACACGCTGTACGCCGAGACGGAGGTGCTCGAGAAGAGGGAGTCGAAAAGCCGGCCGGGTGAGGGCATCGTGACGTTCGTCCACACCGGGCGCAATCAACACGGTGACGTCGTCGCCACCGCATCCCGGAAGACCATGGTGCGCAAGCGGCCTGTGGGGGAGGACTGA
- a CDS encoding alpha-ketoacid dehydrogenase subunit beta, whose translation MTQLIERPAGADGDDQPFLTTVPELTTVQAVNRALHDAMAADDRVLVFGEDVATLGGVFRVTDGLAQTFGPQRCFDTPLAESAIVGIAIGMAIRGFVPVPEIQFDGFAAPAFDQVVSHLAKYRMRTRGDVDMPVTIRIPSFGGIGAVEHHSESTETYWLHTAGLKVVTPSSPADAYWLLRHAIAGRDPVIYLEPKRRYWAREPVDTDRPGLPIGRAAVRRTGTDVTVLTYGPLVTTALSAAEHAAAESDWSLEVVDLRSLNPLDFDTVAASVAKTGRAVVMHEGPRTLGFGAELAARISEELFYDLEAPVLRATGFDTPYPPARLEKLWLPGVDRLLDCVQRTLEMP comes from the coding sequence ATGACGCAGCTGATCGAGCGGCCCGCCGGCGCCGACGGCGACGACCAGCCGTTCCTCACCACCGTCCCGGAGCTGACGACGGTGCAGGCGGTCAACCGCGCGCTGCACGATGCGATGGCCGCCGACGACCGGGTGCTGGTGTTCGGGGAGGATGTCGCGACGCTGGGCGGGGTGTTCCGGGTGACCGACGGGCTCGCCCAGACCTTTGGACCGCAGCGGTGTTTCGACACTCCGCTGGCCGAGTCGGCGATCGTCGGGATCGCGATCGGGATGGCGATCCGCGGTTTCGTCCCGGTGCCCGAGATCCAGTTCGACGGGTTCGCCGCCCCGGCGTTCGACCAGGTGGTCAGCCATCTGGCCAAGTACCGCATGCGGACCCGTGGTGACGTCGACATGCCGGTGACCATCCGCATCCCGTCGTTCGGCGGGATCGGTGCGGTGGAACACCATTCGGAGTCGACGGAGACGTACTGGCTGCACACCGCCGGCCTGAAGGTCGTGACGCCGTCGAGTCCCGCGGATGCGTACTGGTTGCTGCGGCACGCCATCGCCGGCCGTGACCCGGTGATCTACCTCGAGCCCAAGCGACGGTACTGGGCACGCGAACCGGTGGACACCGACCGGCCCGGTCTGCCGATCGGCCGGGCGGCGGTGCGCCGCACGGGCACCGACGTCACCGTGCTCACCTACGGGCCGCTCGTGACGACAGCCCTTTCGGCCGCCGAACATGCTGCGGCGGAATCCGATTGGTCGCTCGAGGTCGTCGACCTCCGTTCGCTGAACCCGCTTGACTTCGATACCGTCGCGGCGTCGGTGGCCAAGACGGGCCGGGCGGTGGTCATGCACGAGGGTCCACGCACGCTGGGTTTCGGCGCGGAACTCGCGGCGCGGATCTCCGAGGAGCTGTTCTACGATCTCGAGGCTCCGGTGCTGCGCGCGACCGGGTTCGACACGCCGTATCCGCCGGCGCGGCTGGAGAAACTGTGGCTGCCCGGGGTGGACCGGCTGCTCGACTGTGTGCAGCGGACACTGGAGATGCCATGA
- a CDS encoding pyridoxamine 5'-phosphate oxidase family protein: MSKGQQLDVLNRRQCLDLLQEVRVGRLVFTEDGLPAVQPVNFRMKRDDVIIRVAGGAKLAAANQNMVVAFEADELDPDLRTGWSVTIVGTAHPITDVDELMEVSGTFLEPWVEGRRDHFIRIEAQKMTGRRFREPGLPQYRSVGE, encoded by the coding sequence ATGTCCAAGGGACAACAACTCGACGTCCTCAACCGCAGGCAGTGTCTCGATCTGCTCCAGGAGGTTCGCGTCGGCCGGCTGGTGTTCACCGAGGACGGCCTACCCGCGGTGCAACCGGTCAATTTCCGGATGAAGCGCGACGACGTGATCATCCGGGTCGCCGGCGGGGCGAAGCTGGCCGCCGCCAACCAGAACATGGTGGTGGCGTTCGAGGCCGACGAACTCGACCCCGATCTGCGCACCGGATGGAGCGTGACGATCGTGGGAACGGCGCACCCCATCACCGATGTCGACGAATTGATGGAAGTGTCCGGGACTTTCCTCGAACCGTGGGTGGAGGGCCGTCGGGACCACTTCATCCGGATCGAGGCACAGAAGATGACCGGACGCCGCTTCCGCGAGCCAGGACTGCCGCAGTACCGGAGCGTGGGCGAATAA
- a CDS encoding pyrimidine reductase family protein, with product MVPTLATVADLDELIGYYRTPPAGVRANMIFSADGAAAFAGRAGPLSDPLDQALLRGLRGFADVVLVGAGTVRAEHYGPVRVQAMSHGWAPGRPIPPIAVVSLSGVLPDSLFADPAQRAILVTTQRAADAHGLKADDRRDVLIAGERTVDVSEVVARFRERGLNRILCEGGPTLLDELVAADVVDEICVTVSPTLAGVQDIGHGAAALTSPRRMRLDHVLTHADYLYLKYSRHR from the coding sequence ATGGTGCCGACACTGGCCACCGTCGCCGACCTCGACGAGCTGATCGGGTACTACCGCACACCGCCCGCCGGTGTGCGCGCCAACATGATCTTCAGCGCAGACGGTGCCGCCGCCTTCGCTGGGCGCGCCGGCCCCCTGTCCGACCCGCTCGATCAGGCGCTGCTGCGCGGACTGCGCGGGTTCGCCGACGTCGTGCTGGTCGGCGCGGGAACGGTGCGGGCTGAGCACTACGGCCCCGTCCGCGTCCAGGCGATGTCACACGGCTGGGCCCCCGGCCGGCCGATCCCGCCGATCGCGGTCGTCAGCCTGTCGGGTGTCCTGCCCGACTCGCTGTTCGCCGACCCCGCGCAGCGGGCGATCCTCGTCACCACACAGCGCGCCGCCGACGCACACGGGCTGAAGGCCGACGACCGGCGCGATGTCCTCATCGCCGGCGAGCGCACCGTCGACGTGTCCGAGGTGGTCGCCCGATTCCGGGAGCGTGGGCTGAACCGCATCCTGTGTGAGGGCGGCCCCACCCTGCTCGACGAACTCGTCGCCGCCGATGTGGTCGACGAGATCTGCGTGACCGTGTCACCGACGTTGGCGGGTGTGCAGGACATCGGCCACGGTGCCGCGGCGCTGACCTCGCCGAGGAGGATGCGCCTCGACCATGTGCTCACCCACGCCGACTACCTGTATCTCAAGTACTCACGTCATCGATGA